The Bryobacteraceae bacterium genome includes a window with the following:
- a CDS encoding MEMO1 family protein, producing MDLDFLPSPLEDRPGLMMRDPFGYSDVTLIVPPPLVPLLAMFDGEQSEDELREAIYRMTNDLRSGEIMNHLKEALEKAGFLEGPVFEELKAARHRAFAEAEARPPAHAGAAYPDEPGMLRAWMEQQGLEPGTSREDILGIAAPHVSPEGGWSCYREAYRTLGPALADRVFVVLGTSHYGEPEKFGLTRKDFVTPFGTARTERALVDRLAAKAPRASKMEDYCHAVEHSIEFQVLFLQAILGPEIRILPILTGPFARSLYQGGLPEEDDGVREFFDALGELNAAEGSRLCWVLGVDMAHMGRRYGDPIQAEAQRGEMVEVAERDRERIRRLEEGDAEGFWELVRPNHDDLKWCGSAPFYTFLKAVPGARGALRLYEQWNIDPQSVVSFAAMEFRRAA from the coding sequence ATGGACCTGGACTTCCTGCCCTCTCCCCTGGAAGACCGTCCGGGGCTGATGATGCGCGATCCGTTCGGTTACTCCGACGTGACGCTGATCGTGCCGCCGCCGCTGGTGCCGCTGCTGGCGATGTTCGACGGCGAGCAGAGCGAGGACGAGCTGCGCGAGGCCATCTACCGCATGACCAACGATCTGCGCAGCGGCGAGATCATGAACCATCTGAAGGAGGCTCTGGAGAAGGCGGGGTTCCTGGAAGGACCGGTGTTCGAGGAACTGAAGGCGGCGCGGCACAGGGCCTTCGCGGAGGCGGAAGCGCGCCCGCCCGCCCACGCCGGCGCCGCCTATCCGGACGAGCCCGGAATGCTGCGGGCGTGGATGGAGCAGCAGGGGCTCGAACCCGGCACGAGCCGTGAGGACATTCTCGGCATCGCTGCGCCCCATGTGAGCCCTGAGGGCGGCTGGAGCTGCTACCGCGAGGCTTACCGGACGCTCGGTCCTGCGCTGGCAGACCGGGTGTTCGTCGTGCTGGGCACGTCGCACTATGGCGAGCCGGAGAAGTTCGGGCTGACGAGAAAAGATTTCGTCACGCCGTTCGGCACGGCGCGGACGGAGCGCGCGCTCGTGGACCGGCTGGCGGCGAAGGCGCCGCGCGCTTCGAAGATGGAAGACTACTGCCACGCCGTGGAACACTCCATTGAATTCCAGGTGCTGTTCCTGCAGGCCATCCTCGGCCCGGAAATCCGGATTCTGCCGATTCTGACAGGTCCGTTCGCCCGGAGCCTCTACCAGGGCGGTCTGCCGGAAGAAGACGACGGGGTGCGGGAGTTCTTCGACGCCCTTGGCGAGCTGAACGCCGCCGAAGGGTCGCGCCTGTGCTGGGTGCTGGGGGTGGACATGGCCCACATGGGGCGCCGCTATGGCGATCCGATCCAGGCGGAGGCGCAACGCGGCGAAATGGTCGAAGTGGCCGAACGCGACCGGGAACGGATCCGGCGGCTCGAAGAGGGAGACGCCGAGGGCTTCTGGGAGCTGGTCAGGCCCAATCACGACGACCTGAAGTGGTGCGGCAGCGCGCCCTTTTATACATTTCTGAAGGCCGTCCCCGGAGCGCGCGGCGCGCTGCGGCTGTATGAACAGTGGAACATCGATCCGCAGAGCGTCGTCAGCTTCGCAGCGATGGAGTTCCGCCGGGCCGCCTGA
- a CDS encoding putative pterin-4-alpha-carbinolamine dehydratase: MQKLEPQQILDALQALPGWTYEGGELRRRYAFPSFTHAMAFLGGAATVIERMNHHPDWSNVYNRVEVRLSTHDAGGVTQLDLDLAAQMEALAKRLL; encoded by the coding sequence ATGCAGAAACTGGAACCGCAGCAGATCCTGGATGCGCTGCAGGCGCTGCCGGGATGGACCTACGAAGGCGGCGAGCTGCGCCGCCGGTATGCCTTTCCCTCGTTCACGCACGCCATGGCGTTTCTTGGCGGCGCGGCGACCGTCATCGAGAGGATGAACCACCACCCGGACTGGTCGAACGTCTACAACCGCGTCGAGGTGCGGCTGTCGACGCACGATGCCGGCGGCGTCACGCAGCTGGATCTCGACCTGGCCGCGCAGATGGAAGCGCTGGCAAAGAGGCTGTTATGA
- a CDS encoding amino acid transporter has product MTKLRRELGVWGASSIVVGTVIGSGIFLVPRKMLLETGSVELVFAVWIFGGLLSMAGALTYAELATLMPEAGGEYNYLRAAYGPFWGFLYGWTQMWVAKSGSIATLATGFFYYLANFRPELDDVLFRIPVPLGSGGGPLEVSAGQLLAMGVILALGWLNWFGIRVGGGVQVAVTACKLLLIAWIISAGLTGEPAQDAAPLAQARGGVAGFFAALVAALWAYDGWNNLSMVASEVKSPQKTLPRALIFGTALVMATYLLTNFAYFRVLSPGEAASSDRIAAVMMQRVLGSWGADLVSVAAMISIFAALNGSILSGSRVPYALARDGYFFRPFGAVHDRHATPGFSILALSAWSAVLVLSGRYDQLVTLVIFPSWILYGMATAAVIVLRRKMPGAQRPYRTLGYPVVPILFVLVAAFLTIQTLLHSTRESLLGLGLILCGLPFYVRWKKRVETPGETV; this is encoded by the coding sequence TTGACGAAGCTGCGCCGGGAACTGGGCGTCTGGGGCGCCTCTTCCATTGTCGTCGGCACCGTCATCGGGAGCGGCATTTTTCTTGTTCCGCGAAAAATGCTGCTCGAGACGGGCAGCGTCGAGCTGGTTTTTGCGGTGTGGATTTTCGGCGGGCTTCTGTCGATGGCCGGCGCCCTCACCTATGCCGAGCTGGCCACGCTGATGCCCGAGGCGGGCGGCGAATACAATTACCTGCGGGCCGCCTACGGCCCTTTCTGGGGCTTTCTGTACGGCTGGACGCAGATGTGGGTGGCCAAGAGCGGCTCCATCGCCACACTCGCCACGGGCTTTTTTTACTACCTGGCCAATTTCCGGCCGGAGCTGGACGACGTTCTGTTCCGGATTCCCGTTCCCCTGGGCTCCGGAGGCGGCCCGCTGGAGGTGAGCGCGGGGCAGCTGCTGGCCATGGGCGTCATTCTGGCCCTGGGATGGCTGAACTGGTTCGGAATCCGCGTCGGGGGAGGCGTCCAGGTGGCCGTCACCGCCTGCAAGCTACTCCTGATCGCCTGGATCATCTCGGCGGGACTGACTGGGGAACCTGCACAGGACGCGGCCCCGCTCGCGCAGGCGCGCGGCGGCGTGGCAGGCTTTTTCGCCGCCCTTGTGGCGGCGTTATGGGCCTACGACGGCTGGAACAACCTCAGCATGGTCGCCAGCGAGGTGAAATCCCCGCAGAAGACGCTGCCCCGCGCCCTCATTTTCGGCACAGCGCTGGTCATGGCCACCTATCTGCTGACCAATTTCGCCTACTTTCGCGTCCTGAGCCCCGGGGAGGCCGCTTCCTCGGACCGCATCGCCGCCGTGATGATGCAACGCGTGCTGGGGAGCTGGGGAGCGGATCTGGTCAGCGTGGCCGCCATGATTTCCATCTTTGCCGCTCTCAATGGCTCCATTCTCAGCGGCTCCCGGGTCCCCTATGCGCTTGCACGCGACGGGTATTTTTTCCGTCCATTCGGTGCGGTTCATGACAGGCACGCCACGCCGGGCTTTTCCATCCTTGCCCTGAGCGCCTGGTCGGCTGTGCTGGTGCTGAGCGGACGGTACGACCAGCTGGTGACGCTGGTGATTTTCCCCAGCTGGATTCTGTACGGAATGGCCACTGCGGCCGTGATTGTTCTCCGCCGCAAAATGCCCGGCGCACAGAGGCCCTACCGGACCCTCGGATATCCTGTGGTTCCCATTCTGTTTGTTCTGGTTGCGGCGTTTCTCACCATCCAGACCCTGCTGCATTCGACCCGGGAATCGCTCCTTGGTCTTGGCCTCATTCTGTGCGGCCTCCCGTTCTACGTCCGCTGGAAAAAACGGGTCGAAACTCCCGGCGAGACGGTCTAA
- a CDS encoding transporter, with product MHSFDLGLIVLYLIGITWFGAHFRKHQKSLKDYFLGGKTTPWWAIGFSIVSAETSTLTVIGTPALSFQGNFGFLQVVIGYLLARIVISFLFMPHYFRGELFTAYELMQRRFGLRLRRVTAGTFLLLRALAEGVRVFAISIVVSIVLGTGEIASIVVIVCLTLFYTFEGGMTAVIWTDVVQMFLYVGGAILSLFIMLGQIDGGWQAVMSAAAAAGKLQVFDFRFEPTLEFLSRQYSFWAGVLGGCFLTTASHGTEQLMVQRLLASRNISDARKALFGSWAVIFFQFTLFLVIGLILWKHYLDTGAAPPQPADRIYPEFIWNSLPTGARGLVIAAILAAAMSNLSAALNSLASTTVMDFYKLRFSHHSESHYLGLARMATLFWGAVLFVIGVLSRHVKSVLEAGLGIASILYGALLGVFVLGVLTRRVGEKSAMAGMLAGLGVNLYLRFATPVAWTWYVLIGTVTTAGVALAASAVLDREEAN from the coding sequence ATGCATTCTTTCGATCTCGGTCTTATCGTCCTGTACCTGATCGGCATTACCTGGTTCGGCGCCCATTTCCGCAAGCACCAGAAGAGCCTGAAGGACTACTTCCTGGGAGGCAAGACGACGCCCTGGTGGGCCATCGGGTTCTCCATCGTTTCGGCCGAGACGTCCACGCTCACTGTCATTGGAACTCCAGCGCTCAGCTTCCAGGGCAATTTCGGATTCCTTCAGGTGGTCATCGGCTATCTGCTGGCGCGGATCGTCATTTCGTTTCTGTTCATGCCGCATTACTTCCGCGGCGAACTGTTCACCGCATACGAGCTCATGCAGCGCCGCTTCGGGCTGCGCCTGCGGCGCGTCACGGCGGGCACGTTCCTGCTGCTGAGAGCGCTGGCCGAAGGGGTTCGCGTCTTCGCCATCTCGATCGTCGTGTCCATCGTGCTCGGCACCGGCGAAATCGCTTCCATCGTCGTCATCGTCTGCCTGACGCTGTTTTACACCTTCGAAGGCGGAATGACGGCCGTGATCTGGACCGATGTCGTACAGATGTTTCTGTATGTCGGCGGGGCGATTCTGAGCCTGTTCATCATGCTCGGCCAGATCGACGGAGGCTGGCAGGCGGTGATGTCGGCTGCCGCCGCCGCCGGCAAGCTGCAGGTGTTCGACTTCCGCTTCGAGCCGACGCTCGAATTCCTGTCGAGGCAATACTCTTTCTGGGCGGGCGTGCTGGGCGGCTGCTTCCTGACAACCGCCAGCCACGGGACCGAGCAGCTGATGGTGCAGCGGCTGCTGGCTTCCCGCAACATCAGCGACGCCCGGAAGGCGCTGTTCGGGAGCTGGGCGGTCATCTTTTTCCAGTTCACGCTGTTCCTCGTCATCGGCCTGATCCTGTGGAAGCACTATCTGGACACGGGGGCGGCGCCCCCGCAGCCTGCCGACCGCATTTATCCGGAATTCATCTGGAATTCGCTTCCGACGGGCGCGCGAGGACTGGTCATCGCGGCCATCCTCGCCGCCGCCATGTCGAACCTGAGCGCCGCCCTGAATTCGCTGGCCTCGACGACGGTGATGGATTTTTACAAGCTGCGGTTCAGCCACCATAGCGAGTCGCACTACCTGGGTCTGGCGAGGATGGCGACGCTGTTCTGGGGCGCCGTGCTGTTCGTCATCGGCGTGCTGTCGCGGCACGTGAAGAGCGTTCTGGAAGCGGGGCTCGGCATCGCTTCCATTCTGTATGGCGCGCTGCTGGGGGTCTTCGTTCTGGGCGTGTTGACCCGGCGCGTGGGCGAAAAATCGGCCATGGCCGGCATGCTGGCCGGCCTCGGCGTCAACCTTTACCTGCGTTTCGCCACGCCGGTGGCCTGGACCTGGTACGTCCTGATCGGCACGGTGACCACCGCGGGGGTGGCTCTGGCCGCATCGGCGGTGCTGGACCGGGAGGAGGCGAATTGA
- the miaB gene encoding tRNA-2-methylthio-N(6)-dimethylallyladenosine synthase, which yields MKRFYIETFGCQMNVHDSEKVIGTLEQRGYVQVHTPEEADLVLYNTCSIRDKAEQKVFQRLNENRRAKDKIFGVLGCVAQQEGEKIFEKAPHVRLVVGSASYPRLGELLVQIEQGGGRAAGLSLDTDATFETPVTRRDNPYRAYITIIEGCDKDCAYCVVPFTRGRERSRRWESVLEEARTLAGMGYTEIQLLGQNVNSYRDPQDPQRTFAPLLEAVAQTPGIRRVRFTTSHPRDFGRDIVEVIDRNETVCNMVHLPVQSGSTRVLAAMQRQYTREEYMRRIEWLKASPRNISLSTDIIVGFPGETEEDFRQTMRLLEEVEYDQVFSFKYSVRPNTPARKMGDQIPEEEKSRRLAELQEKQRQIQLRRNSAQVGTVQEVLVEGFNSSTGQWIGRTTQNRVLNFVTRPRPDGSAPAKEEMFGRYLPVRVTRAGPNSLAGECAIAV from the coding sequence ATGAAGCGTTTCTATATCGAGACTTTCGGCTGCCAGATGAACGTGCACGATTCCGAGAAAGTGATCGGCACGCTCGAGCAGAGGGGCTATGTGCAGGTGCACACGCCGGAAGAGGCCGACCTGGTGCTGTACAACACGTGCAGCATCCGCGACAAGGCCGAGCAGAAGGTGTTTCAGCGGCTGAACGAAAACCGCCGCGCAAAGGACAAGATCTTTGGCGTTTTGGGCTGCGTGGCGCAGCAGGAAGGGGAAAAGATTTTCGAGAAGGCCCCGCACGTGCGGCTCGTGGTGGGCTCGGCCAGCTATCCGCGGCTGGGCGAGCTGCTGGTGCAGATCGAGCAGGGCGGCGGGCGCGCCGCCGGGCTCAGCCTGGACACGGACGCAACGTTCGAAACGCCCGTGACGCGCCGCGACAACCCTTACCGCGCCTACATCACGATCATCGAGGGCTGCGACAAGGACTGCGCCTATTGCGTGGTGCCGTTCACGCGCGGGCGCGAGCGCAGCCGGCGGTGGGAATCGGTGCTGGAAGAAGCGCGCACGCTGGCGGGCATGGGCTACACCGAGATCCAGCTTCTCGGGCAGAATGTGAACAGCTACCGCGACCCGCAGGACCCGCAGCGCACGTTTGCGCCGCTGCTGGAAGCCGTGGCGCAGACGCCGGGCATCCGGCGCGTGCGGTTCACGACGTCCCACCCGCGCGATTTCGGCCGCGACATCGTGGAAGTGATCGACCGCAACGAGACGGTCTGCAACATGGTCCATCTGCCGGTGCAGAGCGGCTCGACCCGCGTGCTCGCAGCCATGCAGCGGCAGTACACGCGAGAGGAGTACATGCGGCGGATTGAATGGCTGAAGGCCTCGCCGCGCAACATCTCGCTTTCGACGGACATCATCGTCGGCTTTCCTGGGGAGACGGAAGAAGACTTCCGCCAGACGATGCGGCTGCTCGAGGAAGTCGAATACGACCAGGTGTTCAGCTTCAAATACTCGGTCCGGCCGAACACGCCCGCCCGGAAGATGGGCGACCAGATTCCGGAAGAGGAGAAATCGCGCAGGCTCGCCGAGCTGCAGGAGAAGCAGCGGCAGATCCAGCTGCGCCGGAACTCGGCGCAGGTGGGCACGGTGCAGGAAGTGCTGGTGGAAGGCTTCAACAGCTCGACGGGGCAGTGGATCGGCCGCACGACGCAGAACCGCGTGCTGAACTTCGTCACGCGGCCGCGTCCGGACGGCAGCGCGCCGGCGAAAGAGGAGATGTTCGGCCGCTACCTGCCCGTGCGGGTGACGCGGGCGGGCCCGAACTCGCTGGCTGGCGAGTGTGCTATAGCGGTGTAA
- the rpmI gene encoding 50S ribosomal protein L35: MAKLKLKTHKGAAKRFKKTATGKIKRSRAFARHIFTTKSPARKRRLHQATLVDPADAARVLEMLPY, encoded by the coding sequence ATGGCCAAGCTGAAGCTGAAAACGCACAAGGGCGCCGCCAAGCGCTTCAAGAAGACCGCCACGGGCAAGATCAAACGGAGCCGCGCGTTCGCGCGCCACATCTTCACCACGAAGAGCCCGGCTCGCAAACGCCGCCTGCACCAGGCGACGCTGGTGGACCCCGCCGACGCCGCCCGCGTGCTGGAAATGCTGCCCTATTGA
- the rplT gene encoding 50S ribosomal protein L20 produces MPRVKRSTNRRDYRRKTLKLAKGYFLTKSKLYRAAQEAVEKALRYAYVGRRRKKRDFRALWILRINAACRTHGISYSKFIGALKKAGVELNRKILADLAVNQPAAFAALVEKAKSAQA; encoded by the coding sequence GTGCCACGAGTCAAACGATCCACCAACCGCCGGGACTACCGGCGCAAGACCCTCAAGCTCGCCAAGGGCTACTTCCTCACCAAGAGCAAGCTGTATCGCGCCGCGCAGGAAGCCGTCGAAAAGGCCCTGCGCTACGCCTACGTGGGCCGCAGGCGCAAGAAGCGCGACTTCCGCGCGCTCTGGATTCTGCGCATCAACGCCGCCTGCCGCACGCACGGCATCTCGTACTCGAAGTTCATCGGCGCGCTGAAGAAAGCCGGCGTCGAGCTGAACCGGAAGATCCTCGCCGATCTCGCCGTCAATCAGCCCGCTGCTTTCGCCGCGCTGGTGGAGAAGGCAAAGTCCGCGCAGGCCTGA
- a CDS encoding 4Fe-4S ferredoxin, with protein sequence MRRKSYRLDEKGLEALIARLREQGYTVYGPKADDSALHWRPIAGCADLPRGWTQELAPGRARLVPDSSSAMFHHWTCAEGLKAVLHLPIVRVLAARRDNGAFRILDNPPPAEKCAFLGVRPCDLAALAILDRVLLGDRYADDIYQARRQGAFLAAIHCQQSAPTCFCASMGSGPRARSGFDIALAEFVETDAPEYFAEAGTPAGLDMLEACGATPAPPEWARSVEEGCARAAAAQTRRVDVHAAPQLIDALFESPHWEQVARRCLACGNCTSVCPTCFCVNYEDRTSVDGLEAERWRLWDSCFTQSFTYIHGGSVRSSVKARYRQWLSHKLARWQAQFGTPGCVGCGRCIAWCPVGIDLTEEFRQLQLSAAAAASFPMKD encoded by the coding sequence ATGCGGAGAAAGTCATACCGGCTGGACGAGAAGGGACTGGAGGCGCTCATCGCGCGCCTCCGCGAGCAGGGCTACACGGTCTACGGCCCGAAAGCCGACGACTCGGCCCTGCACTGGCGGCCCATCGCGGGCTGCGCGGATCTGCCGCGCGGCTGGACGCAGGAACTCGCGCCCGGCCGGGCGAGGCTCGTGCCCGACAGCAGCAGCGCGATGTTCCATCACTGGACTTGCGCGGAAGGGCTGAAAGCCGTCCTTCATTTGCCGATCGTGCGCGTGCTGGCCGCGCGGCGAGACAACGGCGCATTCCGCATTCTCGACAATCCCCCGCCGGCGGAGAAGTGCGCGTTCCTCGGCGTGCGCCCGTGCGATCTGGCGGCGCTGGCGATCCTGGACCGCGTTCTGCTCGGCGACCGCTACGCCGACGACATCTACCAGGCGCGCAGGCAGGGCGCGTTTCTCGCGGCGATCCATTGCCAGCAGTCCGCGCCCACCTGCTTCTGCGCCTCCATGGGCAGTGGTCCCCGCGCGCGCTCGGGATTCGACATCGCTCTGGCCGAGTTTGTGGAAACTGACGCGCCCGAGTATTTCGCGGAAGCCGGCACGCCAGCCGGGCTCGACATGCTCGAAGCCTGCGGCGCCACGCCTGCCCCTCCGGAGTGGGCGCGCTCCGTCGAAGAAGGCTGCGCCCGAGCCGCCGCCGCGCAGACGCGGCGCGTCGATGTCCACGCTGCGCCGCAACTGATCGACGCCCTGTTCGAAAGCCCGCACTGGGAGCAGGTGGCGCGCCGCTGCCTCGCCTGCGGCAACTGCACTTCCGTCTGCCCCACCTGCTTCTGCGTCAATTATGAAGACCGCACCTCGGTCGATGGCCTCGAAGCCGAGCGGTGGCGGTTGTGGGATTCCTGCTTCACGCAAAGCTTCACTTACATCCACGGCGGCAGCGTGCGCTCCAGCGTGAAAGCGCGCTACCGGCAGTGGCTCAGCCACAAGCTGGCCCGCTGGCAGGCGCAGTTCGGCACGCCCGGCTGCGTCGGCTGCGGCCGCTGCATTGCATGGTGCCCCGTGGGGATCGATCTCACCGAAGAATTCCGGCAGCTCCAGCTTAGCGCTGCGGCGGCCGCTTCATTCCCGATGAAGGATTAG
- the hydG-2 gene encoding Ni/Fe hydrogenase subunit gamma, with protein MSAAASPAAPPLRPVMEPVPCRVASVAKETHDTFTLAVAPPPGDPISAFEPGQFSMLYVYGVGELPISISGDPAVRESLTYTIRSVGQVTYQLVTRQPGDFIGVRGPFGSSWPLKEARGKSVLIVAGGIGLAPLRPAIYSILRHRGDYNRLVILYGSRSPRDLLYKKEFAAWGLLPDTQALCTVDYGGVTWRGHVGVVTTLFRHVRMQPKETVAMICGPEIMMRYAARELEARGLPPEQIYLSMERNMKCGAGFCGHCQMGPYFVCKHGPVFSYPQIKPYLDLYEL; from the coding sequence ATGAGCGCCGCTGCCTCTCCCGCCGCTCCGCCCTTGCGCCCAGTGATGGAGCCGGTGCCGTGCCGCGTCGCCTCGGTCGCCAAAGAAACGCACGACACCTTCACTCTCGCCGTGGCCCCGCCGCCCGGAGATCCGATCTCGGCTTTCGAGCCCGGCCAGTTCTCCATGCTTTACGTCTATGGCGTCGGCGAACTGCCCATCTCGATTTCCGGCGATCCGGCTGTGCGCGAATCGCTCACCTACACCATCCGCTCCGTCGGCCAGGTCACCTATCAATTGGTCACACGCCAGCCGGGCGATTTCATCGGCGTGCGCGGCCCCTTCGGCTCCAGCTGGCCGCTGAAAGAAGCCCGCGGCAAGAGCGTGCTCATCGTCGCCGGCGGCATCGGCCTCGCGCCGCTCCGGCCGGCCATCTATTCCATCCTCCGCCACCGCGGCGATTACAACCGGCTGGTCATCCTCTACGGCAGCCGCAGCCCGCGCGACCTTCTCTATAAGAAGGAATTCGCCGCCTGGGGGCTGCTCCCGGACACGCAGGCGCTCTGCACGGTCGACTATGGCGGCGTCACCTGGCGCGGCCATGTCGGCGTCGTCACCACGCTGTTCCGCCACGTCCGCATGCAACCGAAAGAGACCGTCGCCATGATCTGCGGCCCCGAGATCATGATGCGCTACGCCGCCCGCGAGCTCGAAGCCCGCGGCCTGCCGCCAGAACAGATCTATCTGTCGATGGAGCGCAACATGAAATGCGGCGCCGGCTTCTGCGGCCACTGCCAGATGGGCCCGTACTTCGTCTGCAAGCACGGCCCGGTGTTCTCCTATCCCCAGATCAAACCCTACTTGGACCTCTATGAGCTCTAA
- a CDS encoding oxidoreductase: MSSNGTKPRIAVFKFASCDGCQLSLLDAEDELLAVAGAVEIAYFPEASRKMQKGPYDIALVEGSITTHHDAEAIQRIRRQAKTLITIGACATAGGIQALRNWHDTAEWVRLVYAKPDFISTLKTSTPVAEHVPVDLELRGCPINKYHLIEVISATLAGRKPNIPTYSLCLECKRRGNTCVMVACGTPCLGPATQAGCGAICPSMHRGCYGCFGPMENANAPSLAAQFRILGCARDEVDRAFRSYNGWAWPFRRVFEEAPKS, translated from the coding sequence ATGAGCTCTAACGGAACCAAGCCACGCATCGCTGTCTTCAAGTTCGCCAGTTGCGACGGTTGCCAGCTCAGCCTGCTCGACGCCGAAGACGAGCTGCTCGCCGTCGCCGGCGCCGTCGAGATCGCGTATTTTCCCGAAGCCAGCCGAAAGATGCAGAAGGGCCCCTACGACATCGCGCTGGTGGAAGGCTCCATCACAACGCACCACGACGCCGAGGCCATCCAGCGCATCCGCCGCCAGGCCAAAACGCTCATCACCATCGGCGCCTGCGCCACCGCGGGCGGCATCCAGGCCCTCCGCAACTGGCACGACACGGCCGAGTGGGTCCGCCTCGTCTACGCCAAGCCGGATTTCATCTCGACCCTGAAAACCTCCACCCCGGTCGCCGAACACGTCCCTGTCGATCTCGAACTGCGCGGCTGCCCGATCAACAAATATCATTTGATCGAAGTCATCTCGGCCACGCTCGCCGGCCGCAAGCCCAACATCCCCACCTACAGCCTCTGCCTTGAGTGCAAACGCCGCGGCAACACCTGCGTCATGGTCGCCTGCGGCACGCCCTGCCTCGGCCCCGCCACCCAGGCCGGCTGCGGCGCCATCTGCCCGTCGATGCACCGCGGCTGTTACGGCTGCTTCGGCCCCATGGAGAACGCGAATGCGCCCAGCCTCGCCGCCCAGTTCCGCATTCTCGGCTGCGCGCGCGACGAGGTGGACCGGGCCTTCCGCAGCTACAACGGCTGGGCCTGGCCCTTCCGCAGAGTCTTTGAGGAGGCTCCCAAGTCATGA
- a CDS encoding Ni/Fe hydrogenase subunit alpha yields the protein MTTASASKSGVNKIEVPVLARVEGEGELHIKVKAGKILDLKLRIPEPPRLFEGFLRGRHFMEVADITARICGICPIAYQMSATHALERALGIQIHPAIRALRRLFYCGEWIESHALHIYFLHLPDFLGCQDAFEVAGINPDAVKMALRLKKIGNELVRVMGGREIHPVSACVGGFYRVPKKAELDALLPALRWALEASLKTVTLTASLEFPDFEQDYEYVALSHPDEYALNEGRIVSNRGLDIDAAQFEEHSVEQHVKHSNALHSVMRERGSYHVGPLARFNLNYAQLTPEARRAAEVVGLRPPVLNPFRSIIARAVELVFACEEAIRIIESYEPPPAPRVEARPRAGTGMAATEAPRGLLYHRYSVDENGLITAARIVPPTAQNFRRMEEDLWSYLPRLLDLDNNQIAWRAEQAVRNYDPCISCATHFLKLRRD from the coding sequence ATGACCACCGCATCCGCCTCGAAATCGGGTGTCAACAAGATCGAAGTCCCCGTGCTTGCCCGCGTCGAGGGCGAGGGCGAGCTGCACATCAAGGTCAAAGCGGGCAAGATCCTTGATCTCAAGCTCCGCATCCCCGAGCCGCCGCGCCTGTTCGAAGGCTTCCTCCGCGGCCGGCACTTCATGGAGGTGGCCGACATCACCGCGCGCATCTGCGGCATCTGCCCCATCGCGTATCAGATGAGCGCCACGCACGCGCTTGAACGCGCTCTCGGCATCCAGATCCACCCTGCCATCCGCGCCTTGCGCCGGCTCTTCTACTGCGGCGAGTGGATCGAGTCGCACGCCCTGCACATCTACTTTCTGCACCTGCCCGATTTCCTCGGCTGCCAGGACGCGTTTGAAGTGGCCGGCATCAACCCCGATGCCGTCAAAATGGCTCTGCGCCTCAAAAAAATCGGCAATGAGCTCGTGCGCGTCATGGGCGGCCGCGAAATCCACCCCGTGAGCGCCTGCGTCGGCGGCTTCTACCGAGTCCCGAAAAAAGCCGAGCTCGACGCGCTGCTGCCCGCCCTGCGCTGGGCGCTGGAGGCGTCGCTCAAAACCGTCACGCTCACTGCCTCGCTCGAGTTCCCGGACTTCGAGCAGGACTACGAGTACGTCGCCCTCTCGCACCCGGACGAATACGCCCTCAACGAAGGCCGCATCGTCTCCAACCGCGGCCTCGATATCGACGCGGCGCAGTTCGAAGAGCACAGCGTTGAACAGCACGTCAAGCATTCCAACGCGCTGCACTCGGTGATGCGCGAGCGCGGCTCTTACCACGTGGGCCCGCTGGCGCGCTTCAACCTGAACTACGCGCAGTTGACGCCCGAGGCCCGCCGCGCCGCGGAAGTAGTGGGACTCAGGCCCCCCGTGCTGAACCCCTTCCGCAGCATCATCGCCCGCGCCGTCGAACTCGTCTTCGCATGCGAGGAGGCCATCCGCATCATTGAATCCTACGAGCCCCCGCCCGCCCCGCGCGTGGAGGCGCGCCCCCGCGCCGGCACGGGCATGGCCGCCACCGAAGCCCCCCGCGGCCTGCTCTACCACCGCTATTCAGTGGACGAGAACGGCCTGATCACCGCCGCGCGCATCGTCCCTCCCACGGCGCAGAACTTCCGCCGCATGGAAGAGGACCTCTGGAGCTACCTCCCGCGCCTGCTCGATCTCGACAACAACCAGATTGCCTGGCGCGCCGAACAGGCCGTGCGCAACTACGACCCCTGCATCTCCTGCGCCACCCACTTCCTCAAACTGCGCCGCGATTGA